A window from Thermodesulfobacteriota bacterium encodes these proteins:
- a CDS encoding outer membrane lipoprotein-sorting protein: MKKLLLVVFICLFATVSAFALDGNEMLKKVDRNLNPESFAMYRKLINIEPDGSKKEFVMYSVKKGKDKIASVFLSPASEKGRSTLRIGENMWLYIPNVGKPIRITSLQSVTGGVFNNSDIMRVDYSAEYNCEKVELADHGHTLHLKAKTNTVAYDRVKMRVYGKRLLPDKIECFASSGMLIKTLYFKKIKDFGGGIIRPAVIETDSPLYKDYKSIIIFAKVKARVLPDEVFTLNYMSKVEGLRQ, from the coding sequence ATGAAAAAATTATTACTAGTAGTGTTTATATGCCTGTTTGCCACTGTATCGGCATTTGCACTTGACGGGAATGAAATGCTTAAAAAAGTGGATCGTAACCTGAATCCGGAAAGTTTTGCAATGTACCGGAAGCTGATAAATATCGAACCGGACGGCTCAAAAAAAGAATTTGTGATGTATTCAGTTAAAAAAGGAAAAGACAAAATTGCCTCCGTGTTTCTATCTCCGGCCAGCGAAAAGGGAAGGAGCACCCTGCGGATCGGGGAAAACATGTGGCTTTATATTCCCAATGTAGGAAAGCCTATCCGTATCACCAGCTTACAGTCGGTAACCGGTGGTGTATTTAACAATTCGGATATTATGCGGGTAGATTATAGCGCAGAGTACAACTGTGAAAAGGTTGAGCTGGCGGATCATGGACATACCCTTCATCTTAAGGCCAAAACCAATACGGTTGCTTATGACCGGGTAAAAATGCGGGTTTATGGCAAAAGGCTTCTTCCGGATAAAATAGAATGCTTTGCTTCATCAGGCATGTTGATTAAAACCCTATATTTTAAAAAAATCAAAGATTTTGGCGGCGGTATTATTCGTCCTGCCGTAATAGAAACCGACAGTCCTCTTTATAAAGACTACAAATCGATTATTATTTTTGCCAAGGTGAAAGCAAGAGTTCTGCCTGACGAAGTGTTTACTTTAAATTACATGTCAAAAGTTGAAGGTCTCAGGCAGTAA